The Seleniivibrio woodruffii genome window below encodes:
- the nuoD gene encoding NADH dehydrogenase (quinone) subunit D, with amino-acid sequence MINNNISEVITVNMGPQHPSTHGVLRLIVDIDGETIVNVEPDVGFLHRGTEKLAENRTYHQIIPLTDRLDYLSPLSNNLAYCLAVEKFFDVKIPERAEYLRVILAEMSRVASHLVWIATHALDIGAMTVFLYAFREREEILDMFEVATGQRMTSSWIRIGGLRADMPEDFFVRLKSFIERFDANVDTYENLLTNNRIWKMRTIGIGFLDAEETQAYGTSGPLMRAAGVDFDLRRDEPYGIYDRFKWEIPVQPEGDTYARYKVRMKEMRESNKILQQALDQMPATGEVMTDDPRVSLPKHEDVYERMEALIRRFYIVSKGFKAPKGETYQGIEAPKGELGFYLVSEGEERPYRMKIRAPSYVNLGALNKMAKGHMLADLVAIIGTNDVVLGEIDR; translated from the coding sequence ATGATTAATAATAACATTTCAGAAGTAATTACCGTCAACATGGGTCCGCAGCACCCCTCAACACACGGGGTTCTCAGGCTCATCGTAGACATCGACGGCGAAACCATCGTCAATGTGGAACCCGATGTGGGCTTCCTCCACAGAGGCACGGAAAAGCTGGCCGAAAACAGGACTTACCACCAGATTATTCCGCTTACGGACAGACTGGACTACCTTTCACCTCTTTCAAATAACCTTGCCTACTGCCTGGCAGTAGAGAAGTTTTTCGATGTTAAGATCCCCGAAAGAGCGGAATATCTTCGTGTTATCCTTGCCGAGATGTCGCGTGTCGCTTCCCACCTTGTGTGGATCGCAACCCACGCACTCGACATAGGCGCTATGACCGTGTTCCTCTATGCTTTCCGTGAGCGTGAGGAGATTCTGGATATGTTCGAAGTGGCTACCGGCCAGCGTATGACCAGTTCATGGATACGCATCGGCGGTCTGCGTGCGGACATGCCCGAGGACTTCTTCGTCAGACTGAAGTCTTTCATCGAAAGATTTGACGCAAATGTTGATACATATGAAAACCTGCTGACAAACAACAGGATATGGAAGATGCGTACCATCGGTATCGGCTTCCTTGACGCAGAGGAGACTCAGGCATACGGAACATCAGGTCCCCTGATGAGAGCCGCAGGCGTTGATTTCGACCTCCGCCGTGACGAACCCTACGGAATCTATGACAGGTTCAAGTGGGAAATTCCTGTTCAGCCGGAAGGCGATACATACGCCAGATATAAAGTCAGAATGAAAGAGATGCGCGAGTCAAACAAGATCCTCCAGCAGGCTCTGGATCAGATGCCCGCCACAGGCGAGGTTATGACAGACGACCCCAGAGTGTCTCTGCCCAAGCACGAGGACGTTTACGAGCGCATGGAAGCTCTTATCAGAAGATTCTACATCGTGTCCAAAGGTTTCAAAGCACCCAAAGGCGAAACATATCAGGGTATCGAAGCTCCCAAAGGCGAGCTTGGATTCTATCTGGTGTCCGAAGGTGAGGAGAGACCCTACAGGATGAAGATCAGAGCCCCCTCCTATGTGAACCTCGGCGCACTGAACAAGATGGCCAAGGGACACATGCTGGCCGACCTTGTTGCGATAATCGGAACCAACGACGTGGTTCTGGGCGAGATCGACAGGTAA
- the nuoK gene encoding NADH-quinone oxidoreductase subunit NuoK, with amino-acid sequence MLTLAHYLVLSAIIFSIGLAGVLIRRNLIVMFMSLELMLNAVNINLAAFSSYLQQMTGQIFIVFVMAVAAAEAAVGLALFISLFRNKQTINADEINTMRG; translated from the coding sequence ATGCTGACTTTGGCACATTATCTTGTCCTTAGCGCAATAATCTTCAGCATAGGACTGGCTGGGGTTCTGATACGCAGAAACCTTATAGTTATGTTCATGTCGCTGGAGCTTATGCTCAACGCGGTTAACATCAACCTCGCAGCCTTTTCCAGCTATCTCCAGCAGATGACCGGACAGATTTTTATCGTGTTCGTCATGGCTGTTGCCGCTGCGGAAGCCGCCGTCGGTCTTGCATTGTTCATCTCGCTTTTCCGGAACAAGCAGACCATCAACGCCGATGAAATTAATACTATGAGAGGATAG
- a CDS encoding molybdopterin-dependent oxidoreductase, with translation MVTVKIDGKEVQVAPNTLILDAAKEAGVSIPTLCHDSRLNPFGACRVCLVEQVGNPKLQAACTTPVTDKMEIITRSDKLSRVRKTAIELLLINHPLDCPVCDKGGECTLQDLTYEVGVTKVRFDAKPNDTPVDHTNPFIERDIDRCVLCGRCVRICDEVVNIQAISFLNRGTDTIIGTSFEQPWNCEYCGQCISVCPVGSLNNRIYLFKNRPWNLDRVKSVCGLCSCGCTVDIDFEGNEVFRMKESPEEGINHGYMCAKGRFGFEFINSKKRETEAVVKAGGESRQVSFSEAVDVAVEKLKKVKDTAGADAIAVVVSPRLTNEEAFLAGKLAKDVLGTSNLFSAETNEVYPEATLEEVENSDCVAVLNVDVTESNPILGLAVRHAARMGTAPLAVFYPGFTALRRVSKTFVTGTPDEVRAAMEGYAAAVAGASNEYSALAAKLTNAERPVVVFDPYNKADVKIAQDIKKACAKVKVVPAKAKNNSVGIVDMGFGAKCPSEFAAGLESGKFKAVVVLGENLSARSVWTKSAGKAAGLELLLVTDPFMSESAAAANVYIPVATFAEKDGSFTNLEGRVQSIAKAVDKGVFTDACVVSAIAKGLGKELPSGVCAVRSAIEKEVPLYAGINWDGGVVSYPYVFAGEVAATDGKAKGKGKFFLYPASLRLHSGSFTRWSPDLAKVYGEPVLEIGVEDAKELGIKSADRVKVKGEGFEGEFLVEIEKKVSKGCIALPEDFVATAGIFCNGKSLKADIVK, from the coding sequence ATGGTTACTGTAAAAATTGACGGAAAAGAGGTGCAGGTAGCTCCCAATACGCTCATCCTCGACGCCGCTAAGGAGGCGGGTGTCTCCATACCGACACTTTGCCATGACTCCCGTCTTAATCCTTTCGGTGCATGCAGGGTGTGTCTTGTGGAGCAGGTGGGCAACCCCAAACTCCAGGCCGCCTGTACAACACCCGTGACTGACAAAATGGAGATCATCACCCGTTCGGACAAGCTCTCCAGAGTGCGCAAGACAGCCATTGAGCTGCTTCTTATAAACCACCCTCTGGACTGCCCCGTGTGCGATAAGGGCGGTGAGTGTACCCTGCAGGACCTTACCTATGAAGTGGGAGTGACCAAGGTTCGCTTTGATGCGAAACCCAACGACACCCCCGTTGACCACACAAACCCCTTCATTGAAAGGGATATCGACAGATGCGTTCTCTGCGGACGCTGCGTGCGCATTTGTGACGAAGTGGTTAACATTCAGGCGATAAGCTTCCTGAACAGAGGTACTGACACTATAATAGGCACATCATTTGAACAGCCCTGGAACTGCGAATACTGCGGACAGTGCATCAGCGTATGCCCCGTGGGTTCACTGAACAACAGGATATACCTGTTCAAAAACAGACCCTGGAACCTTGACAGAGTCAAGTCCGTCTGCGGCCTCTGCTCCTGCGGATGCACAGTGGACATCGACTTTGAAGGCAACGAGGTCTTCCGTATGAAAGAGAGCCCCGAAGAGGGCATTAACCACGGATATATGTGTGCGAAAGGACGTTTCGGCTTCGAGTTCATCAACAGCAAAAAGAGAGAAACAGAAGCTGTTGTGAAAGCGGGCGGCGAAAGCAGACAGGTTTCTTTCTCCGAAGCTGTCGACGTTGCAGTCGAAAAGCTGAAAAAAGTGAAAGATACTGCCGGCGCTGACGCCATTGCGGTTGTTGTCTCCCCCAGACTGACAAACGAGGAAGCGTTCCTTGCAGGCAAACTTGCAAAAGACGTTCTGGGCACTTCGAACCTGTTCTCGGCTGAGACAAACGAAGTGTATCCCGAAGCGACACTGGAAGAGGTTGAGAACAGCGACTGTGTTGCGGTTCTCAATGTTGATGTGACCGAGTCCAACCCCATTCTGGGTCTGGCGGTGAGACATGCGGCAAGGATGGGCACTGCTCCTCTGGCCGTGTTCTACCCCGGTTTCACAGCTCTCAGAAGAGTGTCCAAAACTTTTGTTACAGGCACACCCGATGAGGTCAGAGCTGCAATGGAAGGCTATGCCGCCGCTGTTGCCGGAGCATCAAACGAATACTCCGCACTGGCTGCAAAGCTGACAAACGCTGAAAGACCCGTGGTTGTATTTGATCCCTATAACAAAGCGGACGTTAAAATTGCTCAGGACATCAAAAAAGCCTGTGCAAAGGTTAAGGTTGTTCCCGCGAAAGCTAAAAACAACTCAGTGGGTATCGTGGACATGGGATTCGGAGCAAAATGCCCCTCCGAGTTTGCCGCAGGACTTGAGTCCGGCAAATTCAAGGCGGTTGTTGTTCTGGGTGAAAACCTTTCTGCGAGATCCGTTTGGACAAAATCTGCCGGTAAAGCCGCAGGTCTTGAGCTTCTCCTTGTGACCGACCCCTTCATGAGCGAATCTGCCGCAGCGGCGAATGTTTACATTCCCGTGGCAACCTTCGCCGAGAAGGACGGTTCTTTCACAAACCTTGAGGGACGTGTCCAGTCCATCGCAAAAGCAGTCGACAAGGGTGTCTTCACCGATGCCTGTGTGGTCAGCGCAATTGCGAAAGGCCTAGGTAAAGAACTTCCTTCCGGTGTCTGTGCAGTGAGAAGCGCAATAGAAAAGGAAGTACCGCTGTATGCAGGAATCAACTGGGACGGCGGCGTGGTTTCCTACCCCTATGTCTTTGCGGGTGAAGTCGCTGCAACGGACGGCAAAGCGAAAGGTAAAGGAAAGTTCTTCCTCTACCCCGCAAGCCTCAGACTCCACTCAGGCTCTTTCACAAGATGGTCGCCCGACCTTGCGAAGGTCTACGGCGAGCCTGTCCTTGAGATAGGTGTCGAAGACGCTAAAGAACTTGGCATCAAGTCTGCGGACCGTGTCAAAGTTAAGGGCGAGGGCTTCGAAGGCGAGTTTCTTGTCGAAATAGAAAAGAAAGTATCCAAAGGCTGCATTGCACTGCCCGAGGACTTTGTTGCAACAGCCGGCATTTTCTGTAACGGAAAAAGCCTTAAGGCTGACATTGTAAAGTAA
- a CDS encoding NADH-quinone oxidoreductase subunit J encodes MNEIFMNIGFWVLGITSVVASLFMVTRENPVHSALWMLLTFFAVAGIFIQLDAEYIAAIQVMVYAGAILVLYMFVVMLLNPKSTGFIKLPVKVILGAVVALVLFFQIVMTLMGTGVIKTAQMTGINYPEGLHNVKAFGAVMFTQYIVPFEIASVLLLVAMIGAIVIAKKD; translated from the coding sequence ATGAACGAAATCTTTATGAATATAGGATTTTGGGTGCTGGGAATAACATCTGTGGTCGCCTCTCTTTTCATGGTGACCAGAGAGAACCCCGTCCACTCCGCACTTTGGATGCTTCTGACCTTCTTTGCCGTGGCGGGAATCTTTATTCAGCTCGACGCTGAATACATCGCCGCCATACAGGTTATGGTCTACGCAGGAGCGATTCTGGTTCTTTATATGTTTGTTGTGATGCTGCTCAACCCGAAATCTACAGGGTTCATAAAACTCCCTGTAAAAGTGATTCTGGGTGCGGTCGTAGCTCTGGTACTTTTCTTCCAGATAGTCATGACTCTCATGGGAACGGGCGTAATAAAAACGGCTCAGATGACCGGCATAAACTACCCCGAAGGGCTGCACAACGTTAAAGCCTTCGGAGCGGTTATGTTCACACAGTACATCGTACCTTTCGAAATAGCTTCCGTGCTTCTGCTGGTTGCTATGATCGGTGCGATAGTAATAGCGAAAAAGGATTAA
- a CDS encoding NuoI/complex I 23 kDa subunit family protein, with product MKNIFETIFFTEILQGLGITLSHMFKKPVTYRYPFEATPIQDRFRGIQYIKTHADGRTKCVGCYLCQKVCPSECIYIETDCGPNGERLIRKYELDLSRCIYCGYCEEVCPVDAIHMGWEWNTVAPTRDHYVINMKTLSQNYKDNVEGNWKNKHLKKKLVEGVQQ from the coding sequence ATGAAGAACATATTTGAAACAATCTTTTTCACGGAGATTCTTCAGGGTCTCGGCATAACGCTGAGCCACATGTTCAAGAAACCCGTGACATACAGATATCCCTTCGAGGCGACTCCCATTCAGGATCGTTTCAGAGGAATTCAGTATATCAAGACCCACGCCGACGGACGCACAAAATGCGTCGGCTGCTACCTGTGTCAGAAAGTATGCCCCTCTGAGTGCATATACATCGAGACAGACTGCGGACCCAACGGCGAGAGGCTGATAAGAAAATACGAGCTTGATCTTTCCAGATGTATCTACTGCGGATACTGCGAAGAGGTCTGCCCGGTCGATGCAATCCACATGGGTTGGGAATGGAACACAGTGGCTCCTACAAGAGATCACTATGTTATCAACATGAAGACCCTGTCCCAGAACTATAAGGACAACGTGGAAGGCAACTGGAAAAACAAGCATCTTAAAAAGAAACTTGTGGAAGGAGTACAGCAATGA
- the nuoE gene encoding NADH-quinone oxidoreductase subunit NuoE yields the protein MATEVKETESAGKEIDFTACDEICEKYRDWKGATIPVLQQVQEAYGYLFSELVERIADNLNMSAHQIYGVITFYAQFYTKPRGKYVIRVCRGTACHVQGSGRISEVVCEEFGIKNGETSADLKFTLEEVSCIGACGMAPVIMINNKTYGNLKPEEARKIFRDYAELQG from the coding sequence ATGGCGACAGAAGTTAAAGAAACAGAATCGGCAGGCAAAGAGATAGATTTTACCGCATGCGACGAGATCTGCGAAAAGTATAGAGACTGGAAAGGCGCAACCATTCCGGTTCTTCAGCAGGTTCAGGAAGCATACGGATATCTCTTCAGCGAGCTGGTTGAGAGGATTGCCGACAATTTAAACATGTCAGCACATCAGATTTACGGCGTGATTACCTTCTATGCACAGTTTTATACTAAACCCAGAGGCAAATATGTCATCAGGGTATGCAGAGGAACAGCCTGCCACGTGCAGGGTTCGGGACGTATCTCTGAAGTTGTATGCGAAGAGTTCGGCATCAAAAACGGCGAGACCAGTGCAGACCTCAAGTTCACCCTTGAGGAAGTTTCCTGCATCGGTGCATGCGGAATGGCTCCCGTTATCATGATCAACAACAAAACATACGGCAACCTGAAACCTGAAGAGGCCAGAAAGATCTTCAGGGATTATGCAGAACTTCAGGGGTAA
- the nuoL gene encoding NADH-quinone oxidoreductase subunit L: MIFAVLTLLGPLVAFLINGLFGRRYIKNAAPVVAIAGVSVSFVCALILFYLVSTQGFTVDGTLYTWVIAGKLEVPFGILVDPLSSIMLIVVTTISLMVHIYSMGYMHGDKGYWRFFTYLSVFTLSMLVLVLGNNFLMLFVGWELVGLSSYLLIGFWFFKKSAADACKKAFVMNRIGDFGFYVGLLLVIFTFRSLNYSDAFNSEAIEQIKGVTYTVFGMQFSLIDLMTFGLFCGAMGKSAQFPLHTWLPDAMEGPTPVSALIHAATMVTAGVYMVARCNALFAEAHMTSSFVIFAGATTAFLGATIGLTQYDLKRILAYSTVSQLGYMIMATGVGAYVSAIFHLFTHAMFKGLLFLCSGSVMHAMHDNLDVRVMGGLKKKMPVTRWTYLIGCIAIAGIPPLAGFWSKDEILAFTFAGGHHFAWGVATVVAGMTAFYMFRSYFLVFEGEPRDHHLHDHAHESPWTMAGPLVFLAILSVLVGMIFGYPLENGYIHKFLGPVLAPAGEHAHHMSHATAQALMILSIVVAVVGIAVAYLYYVKFYPVLPEKTVKTFKPVHKLLFNKWYFDEIYDFLFVHPMVMLSDVVFWRAIDVNIIDFTVNAFGRVPMWFGGVIRYVQTGRIQTYIFTMVVGVIVLVTLFYTV, from the coding sequence ATGATCTTTGCAGTATTAACACTACTTGGACCATTGGTTGCCTTCCTGATTAACGGTCTTTTCGGAAGACGTTATATCAAGAATGCGGCTCCTGTGGTTGCCATCGCAGGTGTTAGTGTCTCCTTCGTCTGCGCTCTTATACTGTTCTACCTTGTATCCACACAAGGTTTTACCGTAGACGGCACACTCTACACCTGGGTCATAGCGGGCAAGCTTGAGGTTCCCTTCGGAATACTCGTCGATCCGCTGTCGTCCATAATGCTTATCGTTGTTACCACCATATCCCTGATGGTTCACATCTACTCAATGGGATACATGCACGGCGACAAGGGCTACTGGAGATTCTTCACATATCTTTCAGTGTTCACCCTGTCAATGCTTGTGCTGGTTCTTGGAAACAACTTCCTGATGCTCTTTGTCGGCTGGGAACTTGTGGGTCTGTCTTCATACCTGCTGATCGGTTTCTGGTTCTTCAAAAAGAGCGCTGCTGACGCTTGTAAGAAAGCCTTCGTAATGAACAGGATCGGTGACTTCGGTTTCTATGTGGGTCTCCTTCTGGTTATCTTCACATTCAGAAGCCTTAACTACTCCGATGCTTTCAACAGCGAAGCTATTGAACAGATAAAAGGGGTCACTTACACCGTATTCGGTATGCAGTTCTCCCTTATCGACCTTATGACATTCGGTCTCTTCTGCGGAGCGATGGGTAAATCCGCCCAGTTCCCTCTGCACACATGGCTCCCCGATGCGATGGAAGGCCCCACGCCCGTTTCCGCACTTATACATGCGGCAACAATGGTTACGGCAGGGGTTTACATGGTTGCACGCTGCAACGCTCTGTTCGCTGAAGCGCACATGACAAGCAGTTTTGTAATCTTCGCAGGTGCCACAACGGCATTCCTCGGAGCTACCATCGGTCTTACTCAGTATGACCTTAAAAGGATCCTCGCTTACTCGACTGTGTCTCAGCTCGGTTACATGATCATGGCAACCGGTGTCGGCGCATACGTTTCGGCGATCTTCCACCTTTTCACACACGCAATGTTCAAAGGCCTTCTGTTCCTCTGCTCCGGTTCAGTTATGCACGCAATGCACGACAACCTGGACGTAAGGGTGATGGGCGGCTTGAAGAAAAAGATGCCTGTAACACGCTGGACATACCTGATAGGCTGTATTGCCATCGCAGGTATTCCTCCGCTGGCGGGCTTCTGGTCAAAGGATGAGATCCTTGCTTTCACCTTCGCAGGCGGACACCACTTCGCATGGGGCGTGGCAACTGTGGTTGCAGGTATGACTGCATTCTACATGTTCAGAAGCTACTTCCTTGTTTTTGAAGGCGAACCCAGAGACCACCACCTGCACGACCACGCACACGAGTCACCCTGGACAATGGCCGGTCCCCTTGTGTTCCTTGCCATCCTTTCAGTTCTCGTGGGTATGATTTTCGGATATCCCCTTGAAAACGGATACATCCATAAGTTCCTCGGGCCGGTTCTCGCACCTGCAGGCGAGCACGCTCACCACATGAGCCATGCAACCGCTCAGGCGCTGATGATACTCTCAATAGTAGTTGCTGTTGTCGGCATAGCCGTTGCATACCTCTACTATGTGAAGTTCTACCCTGTGCTTCCCGAGAAGACAGTGAAGACATTCAAACCCGTTCACAAGCTGCTTTTCAACAAGTGGTACTTTGACGAGATATATGACTTCCTGTTCGTTCATCCGATGGTAATGCTTTCAGACGTTGTGTTCTGGAGAGCGATAGACGTTAACATCATAGACTTCACCGTAAACGCATTCGGACGTGTTCCGATGTGGTTCGGCGGAGTGATAAGATATGTGCAGACCGGACGCATTCAGACATACATCTTTACGATGGTTGTCGGCGTGATTGTACTGGTCACACTGTTCTATACTGTGTAA
- the nuoF gene encoding NADH-quinone oxidoreductase subunit NuoF produces MSYTTDHVEVHVCMGTAGVASGGHEVMEALEAEFTKRGLKNAESKERNCAAKQTGCRGLCARDVLIDVYIPGKDPVTYEHVNAEMVPTIVEEHIVGGNIVEKWAAKADYFQFYDKQKRYVLADCGRVDPESLEDYIKLGGYEAIKKALTMTPEQVIDEVKKSGLRGRGGGGFPTGLKWTFCRNSPGDHKYLICNADEGDPGAFMDRSIIEGNPHAVIEGMLIAGYAIGCDEGYIYCRAEYPLAIVRVIKAIKDAEAAGILGEKVFGTDFHFKLKLKEGAGAFVCGEETALIASIEGERGMPRPRPPFPAVKGLWQKPSNVNNVETFANLPAILLNGSEWYANIGTEKSKGTKIFALSGKVKSTGLVEVPMGITVRELIYDVGGGIPKKRKFKAVQLGGPSGGCLTPDHLETPIDYDSLIAAGAMMGSGGVVVMDETNCMVNVAHFFLTFTQRESCGKCIPCRIGTKTMLDILTRIITGQGREEDIDLLLEVGNDIKTASLCGLGQTAPNPVLTTVKYFRHEYEAHIRNKKCPARECAELIEFVVIDDRCKKCGICKKACPVDAITWEKGTVAYIDHAKCVKCRECIVNCPFNAID; encoded by the coding sequence ATGAGCTATACAACAGATCACGTTGAAGTACACGTCTGTATGGGTACTGCGGGTGTTGCTTCGGGCGGACACGAGGTTATGGAGGCTCTGGAAGCAGAGTTTACCAAAAGAGGCCTCAAAAACGCCGAATCGAAGGAACGCAACTGTGCCGCCAAGCAGACCGGATGCAGAGGACTCTGCGCCCGTGACGTGCTTATAGACGTTTATATCCCCGGCAAGGATCCGGTCACTTATGAACACGTTAACGCCGAGATGGTTCCCACTATAGTTGAGGAGCACATCGTTGGCGGAAACATAGTTGAAAAGTGGGCGGCGAAGGCCGACTATTTCCAGTTCTACGACAAACAGAAGCGTTACGTTCTCGCCGACTGCGGACGTGTGGATCCCGAAAGCCTCGAGGACTACATCAAGCTCGGCGGATACGAAGCTATTAAAAAAGCGCTCACCATGACCCCCGAGCAGGTTATTGACGAAGTCAAAAAGTCAGGCCTCAGAGGCAGGGGGGGCGGCGGTTTCCCCACAGGTCTTAAGTGGACCTTCTGCCGCAACAGCCCCGGCGACCACAAATACCTCATCTGCAACGCAGACGAGGGTGACCCCGGTGCGTTCATGGACCGCTCCATCATCGAAGGTAACCCCCACGCGGTTATCGAGGGAATGCTCATTGCAGGATACGCCATCGGCTGTGACGAAGGCTACATCTACTGCCGTGCTGAATACCCCCTCGCGATAGTCAGGGTCATCAAGGCTATAAAGGACGCAGAAGCAGCAGGTATTCTGGGCGAAAAAGTGTTCGGTACCGACTTCCACTTCAAACTGAAGCTGAAAGAGGGTGCCGGCGCATTTGTGTGCGGCGAGGAAACAGCTCTTATCGCTTCAATTGAAGGCGAAAGAGGAATGCCCCGTCCCAGACCCCCGTTCCCCGCTGTTAAAGGTCTCTGGCAGAAGCCTTCCAACGTTAACAACGTTGAGACCTTCGCAAACCTGCCCGCAATACTTCTTAACGGATCAGAGTGGTATGCGAACATCGGAACGGAAAAGTCAAAAGGAACAAAGATCTTCGCCCTTTCAGGCAAGGTTAAATCCACAGGACTTGTTGAGGTTCCGATGGGTATTACCGTTCGTGAGCTTATTTATGACGTAGGCGGCGGTATTCCGAAAAAGAGAAAGTTCAAGGCTGTTCAGCTTGGCGGTCCCTCAGGCGGCTGTCTCACACCCGATCACCTTGAAACACCCATAGACTACGACTCGCTCATCGCAGCGGGAGCCATGATGGGTTCCGGCGGCGTGGTTGTTATGGACGAAACGAACTGCATGGTTAACGTGGCTCATTTCTTCCTTACATTCACACAGAGAGAGTCATGCGGCAAATGTATCCCCTGCCGTATCGGAACAAAGACCATGCTTGATATCCTCACAAGGATCATCACAGGTCAGGGAAGGGAAGAGGATATCGATCTTCTTCTGGAAGTAGGTAACGACATTAAGACTGCGTCACTCTGCGGTCTGGGTCAGACAGCTCCCAACCCCGTACTTACGACTGTTAAATATTTCAGACACGAGTACGAGGCGCACATCAGAAATAAGAAATGCCCCGCTAGGGAATGTGCGGAACTCATTGAGTTCGTTGTCATCGACGACAGATGCAAAAAATGCGGTATCTGCAAAAAAGCATGCCCCGTGGACGCTATCACGTGGGAAAAAGGAACAGTGGCATACATCGACCATGCGAAATGCGTGAAATGTCGTGAGTGCATCGTAAACTGTCCCTTCAATGCAATAGATTAA
- the nuoH gene encoding NADH-quinone oxidoreductase subunit NuoH has product MVLAIVFTLIKILIIVVCVLTGVAYMTYAERKVIGHMQVRLGPVHVGPFGLLQPLADGLKLMTKEDMTPDMVDKPVFYIAPFLGMVPGLAAFAVIPFAPNIVVADINVGVLYVLALSSVGVYGIIMSGWASNSKYATLGSLRSSAQIISYETAMGLSIIGPVLLAGSLNLSEITEAQRGLWFFIPQFVAFVVFVISAVAETNRAPFDLPEAETEIVAGFHVEYSSMRFAMFFLGEYANMYVVSCMCAILFLGGYTGPLLPPLVWFLIKMLAFMFFFLWLRATLPRLRFDQLMSLGWKILIPVALANLLITSIVVYAIRN; this is encoded by the coding sequence ATGGTACTCGCGATTGTCTTTACACTAATCAAGATACTGATTATTGTTGTATGCGTGCTTACCGGCGTTGCCTACATGACCTATGCCGAACGTAAGGTAATCGGTCACATGCAGGTGAGGCTTGGTCCCGTGCACGTAGGTCCTTTCGGACTTCTGCAACCCCTGGCTGACGGTCTGAAACTCATGACCAAAGAGGATATGACTCCGGATATGGTTGACAAACCCGTATTCTACATAGCTCCTTTCCTTGGCATGGTTCCCGGACTGGCCGCTTTTGCGGTTATACCCTTTGCACCCAATATTGTCGTAGCCGACATCAACGTGGGAGTGCTTTATGTGCTCGCTCTTTCTTCAGTCGGCGTGTACGGTATCATCATGTCCGGCTGGGCGTCTAACTCAAAGTATGCAACTCTGGGTTCACTCCGTTCATCCGCACAGATAATAAGCTATGAAACGGCAATGGGGCTTTCCATCATCGGGCCGGTACTTCTGGCAGGTTCGCTGAACCTCAGCGAAATCACGGAAGCACAGAGAGGTCTCTGGTTCTTCATTCCGCAGTTCGTGGCTTTTGTGGTCTTCGTAATCTCTGCGGTGGCTGAAACCAACAGAGCTCCTTTCGACCTTCCCGAAGCGGAGACAGAGATCGTTGCGGGTTTCCACGTGGAATACTCGTCAATGAGATTTGCGATGTTCTTCCTGGGCGAATATGCAAACATGTATGTTGTATCCTGCATGTGCGCAATCCTTTTCCTGGGCGGCTACACAGGTCCTCTGCTTCCCCCGCTGGTCTGGTTCCTCATCAAGATGCTGGCGTTCATGTTCTTCTTCCTGTGGCTGAGAGCTACTCTCCCCAGATTAAGATTTGACCAGCTCATGAGCCTCGGCTGGAAAATACTCATCCCTGTCGCACTTGCCAACCTGCTGATCACCAGCATAGTTGTCTATGCGATCAGGAATTAG
- a CDS encoding NADH-quinone oxidoreductase subunit C, which yields MTFEQLSAKLDALFPEKLNCYTEFKCNFIKVKDAAAYKAVLTALRDEASFKYIVDVVAVHWPKKREKFEVTINLFSIQNKLRVFVKVAGEENRFPSIVDIWPGANLMEREQYDLVGVVFEGHPNLKRVLLPEFFEGHPLRKDFPLKERAWFNNADEQGLGIKFSR from the coding sequence ATGACATTTGAACAGCTTTCAGCCAAACTGGATGCACTGTTCCCCGAAAAGCTGAACTGCTATACGGAGTTCAAGTGCAACTTCATAAAAGTGAAGGACGCAGCCGCTTACAAAGCGGTTTTAACTGCTTTAAGGGACGAAGCCTCCTTCAAGTACATCGTTGATGTAGTCGCAGTTCACTGGCCCAAAAAACGCGAAAAATTCGAAGTTACAATCAACCTGTTCTCAATTCAGAACAAGCTGCGTGTCTTCGTTAAAGTGGCCGGCGAAGAAAACAGGTTCCCCTCCATTGTGGATATCTGGCCCGGTGCCAACCTGATGGAAAGGGAGCAGTATGACCTTGTGGGCGTTGTTTTCGAGGGTCACCCCAACCTGAAAAGGGTGCTTCTGCCCGAATTCTTCGAGGGACACCCCCTTAGAAAAGACTTCCCGCTTAAAGAGAGAGCCTGGTTCAACAACGCTGACGAGCAGGGTCTCGGCATTAAGTTTTCAAGGTAG